The Podospora pseudopauciseta strain CBS 411.78 chromosome 2 map unlocalized CBS411.78m_2, whole genome shotgun sequence genome has a window encoding:
- a CDS encoding uncharacterized protein (EggNog:ENOG503P410): MDVYNNRADGPPGGSDSSELSPQSSSSSNPEVAVDLNSAITRTTTTTTTTTTTKSKRRRSFPLGFVTGVLFSSNSDPSSFVDGTRAEGRPVGSSGKNSTTATALRKLSNRFPSAAESGGSEQGSLTTTTTTGPVVVRTYSGGGGDQRRRNRRGRVLSSGVATTGSSNLDVTTTTTQATLSSEETTAATMPPKQHQSGSASSKPRSGFLLGGWTWGGREQRRQEEPKLPPLEAFSFRSFVQDAGQQQQGDISADLDRIAEICARSRYSLSNQYEVHVAPHGSGAGFVTEQQQQQQQQPRSRRGKKSVAEGRLETIMSCSRSCSSEGGDGMRQQQKGAGEVVEGVRGRKGKGGGESSKRLERKRSASFANAIMEGEGGLVKGEVVAPRVSGSDIGVRTCSSTTATEGVWQQQQPRYYEELPHEGHQSHYTYYNQNPRSSSGNLFGSWVPWQTPASSSTPQGRRNAEGRLRELLKAPSEGRR, encoded by the coding sequence ATGGATGTGTACAATAATAGGGCGGATGGCCCCCCGGGGGGATCTGATTCCTCTGAATTATCACCGCagtcctcatcttcctccaacCCTGAGGTGGCAGTCGATCTTAACTCGGCCAtaacaagaacaacaacaacaactactactactactactaccaAATCCAAAAGAAGGAGGTCGTTCCCATTGGGGTTTGTGACTGGGGTTTTGTTCTCTTCTAACAGTGACCCGTCGTCTTTTGTTGACGGGACCAGGGCGGAGGGGAGACCGGTTGGTAGTAGTGGGAAGAACAGCACCACGGCGACTGCGCTGAGGAAGTTAAGCAACAGGTTCCCTTCGGCTGCGGAGAGCGGGGGTAGTGAGCAGGGGagtttgacgacgacgacgacgacggggccggtggtggttcGGACGTAtagcggtggtgggggggatcAGCGACGTCGGAACCGGCGCGGTCGTGTGTTGAGTTCTGGGGTGGCGACGACTGGTAGTTCGAATCTTGACGTCACTACCACCACTACGCAAGCAACACTGTCATCCGAagaaacaacagcagcaaccatGCCGCCGAAACAACACCAGTCAGGGTCGGCGTCGTCGAAACCGCGATCGGGGTTCTTGCTGGGGGGTTGGAcatggggggggagggaacaGCGACGACAAGAAGAACCTAAACTCCCGCCTCTGGAGGCGTTTTCGTTTAGGTCTTTTGTTCAGGATGCgggccagcagcaacagggtGATATCAGTGCTGATTTGGATAGGATAGCGGAGATTTGTGCTAGGAGTCGGTACTCGTTGTCGAATCAGTACGAGGTTCATGTTGCGCCTCATGGGTCGGGGGCGGGGTTTGTGAcggaacaacaacaacaacaacaacaacaaccgagGAGTaggagggggaaaaagagTGTGGctgaggggaggttggagactATTATGAGCTGTAGTCGGAGTTGTTCCTctgaggggggagatgggatgagacaacaacagaagggggcgggggaggttgttgagggggtgagggggcggaagggcaaggggggtggggagtcAAGtaagaggttggagaggaaaCGGTCGGCGAGTTTCGCGAATGCGATTatggagggtgagggggggcTGGTtaagggggaggtggtggcgccGAGGGTGAGTGGGAGTGATATTGGGGTCAGGACTTGCTCTAGTACTACCGCTACTGAGGGTGtatggcagcagcagcagccacggTATTATGAGGAGCTGCCACATGAGGGGCACCAGAGCCACTACACTTATTACAACCAAAACCCGAGATCGTCAAGCGGGAATTTGTTTGGGAGCTGGGTGCCGTGGCAGACACcggcttcatcatcaacaccacaggGAAGGAGGAATGCAGAGGGGAGGCTGAGGGAGTTGCTCAAGGCGCCgtcggaggggaggaggtga
- a CDS encoding uncharacterized protein (COG:S; EggNog:ENOG503P54X): MAGFDGTAFFALFLGFFFPPLGVALLTGCGTDVYINLCLLIFGVIPAYLHLWYLVYVYLDNKKLLKPIDGGRPFVFCDKLQRISTRNRSTASLPTPRTSTKEVQPHRSNPAVQEKPAQEQKPTAEQTSTPSAISTPVSTSGPSTKPAQKTTTQAAASEPTPAMSPLPLLDNNDGASS, translated from the exons ATGGCAGGTTTCGATGGTACCGCATTCTTCGCCCTTTTCCTCGGAttcttcttccctcctctCGGTGTGGCGCTCTTAACAGGGTGTGGAACTGATGTGTATATCAACCTCTGTCTCCTCATTTTTGG CGTGATCCCCGCCTACTTGCACCTCTGGTACCTCGTATACGTGTATCTGGACAACAAGAAGCTTCTGAAGCCAATCGACGGCGGACGTCCGTTTGTATTTTGCGATAAGCTTCAGCGAATCAGCACTCGAAACCGAAGCACCGCAAGCCTTCCAACCCCCAGGACTTCCACCAAAGAGGTACAACCCCATCGGAGCAATCCGGCCGTGCAGGAGAAGCCAGCCCAAGAACAGAAGCCTACTGCTGAACAGACCTCAACACCGTCTGCTATATCAACCCCAGTCTCGACATCTGGTCCTTCGACAAAACCCGCACAGAAAACAACCACCCAAGCCGCAGCTTCGGAGCCAACCCCGGCAATGTCGCCGCTTCCACTTCTTGACAACAATGACGGCGCTTCTTCATAG